Proteins co-encoded in one Nicotiana sylvestris chromosome 7, ASM39365v2, whole genome shotgun sequence genomic window:
- the LOC104237052 gene encoding transcription factor E2FA, producing the protein MSFDTKMTGPDAPPTGVAAPPAAQSSSAAVNGGGRSQISQPIRRYLPFASMRPPFVSPEDYHRFGGVDSRIGSPTLQPDAIVVKSPALKRKGGMGYKAVESCDWTANPGYSDVANSPLGTPVSGKGGRANGRSRATKSNKSGPPTPVSNVGSPSPLTPASCRYDSSLGLLTKKFINLIKHAEDGMLDLNQAADTLEVQKRRIYDITNVLEGIGLIEKKLKNRIQWKGVDASRPGEVDNDAAILKAETESLSIEERRLDDRVRELQEKLRDMSEDEDNQKWLFVTEEDIKSLPCFQNETLIAVKAPHGTTLEVPDPDEAVDYPQRRYRIILRSTMGPIDVYLVSQFEEKFEEMNSVEPSMAIPVASSSGSKDNPAMERSTLSNNVTENEGQTQNVDQLSSDLGTSQDYGGGMMKVVPSDVDNDADYWLLSDAHVSITNMWEADPAVEWDGENLLHEFGIADLGTPRAHTPSAVTDVPTPMNVPPR; encoded by the exons ATGTCTTTTGATACAAAAATGACAGGTCCAGATGCACCACCCACTGGTGTGGCGGCGCCACCGGCTGCTCAGTCATCATCCGCCGCCGTGAACGGCGGAGGGAGGAGTCAGATCTCCCAGCCGATCAGACGATACCTGCCCTTTGCTTCAATGAGGCCGCCATTTGTTAGTCCTGAGGATTACCACCGATTTGGTGGTGTTGATTCTCGGATTGGGTCCCCTACTTTACAGCCTGATGCTATTGTTGTTAAGTCCCCT GCACTAAAGCGGAAGGGTGGGATGGGCTATAAAGCAGTTGAGTCCTGTGACTGGACTGCTAATCCTGGGTATTCGGATGTGGCCAATAGTCCACTTGGAACGCCAGTGTCTGGAAAAGGAGGAAGAGCAAATGGACGGTCAAGAGCCACAAAAAGCAATAAATCTGGACCTCCAACTCCTGTCTCTAATGTTG GTTCTCCTTCTCCTCTTACACCTGCAAGTTGCCGTTACGACAGTTCATTGG GTCTTCTAACCAAGAAATTTATCAACTTGATCAAGCATGCTGAAGATGGTATGCTTGATCTTAACCAGGCTGCAGATACTTTGGAG GTGCAGAAAAGAAGGATATATGATATAACAAATGTGCTTGAAGGAATTGGTCTTATTGAAAAGAAGCTCAAGAACAGAATACAATGGAA GGGTGTTGATGCTTCTAGACCTGGAGAAGTGGATAATGATGCTGCCATTTTAAAG GCAGAAACTGAAAGCCTTTCGATAGAAGAGCGAAGATTGGATGACCGAGTTAG AGAATTGCAAGAAAAGTTAAGGGATATGAGTGAAGATGAAGACAACCAAAA ATGGCTTTTTGTAACTGAAGAAGATATAAAGAGCCTACCTTGCTTTCAG AATGAGACCCTCATAGCAGTTAAAGCTCCTCATGGCACCACCCTGGAAGTCCCAGATCCTGACGAG GCTGTGGACTATCCACAAAGGAGATATAGAATTATACTCAGAAGCACAATGGGTCCAATTGATGTCTACCTCGTCAG TCAATTCGAGGAGAAGTTTGAGGAGATGAATAGTGTTGAACCATCAATGGCCATCCCAGTTGCTTCAAGTTCAGGCTCAAAGGACAATCCGGCCATGGAGAGATCAACTCTTTCAAACAATGTTACTGAGAATGAAGGACAAACACAAAATGTTGATCAATTGAGTTCTGATCTTGGTACTTCACAGGATTACGGTGGTGGAATGATGAAGGTTGTCCCTTCAGATGTTGAT AATGATGCAGATTACTGGCTCCTATCAGATGCACATGTTAGCATCACAAATATGTGGGAGGCAGATC CTGCAGTTGAATGGGATGGGGAAAACTTGCTCCATGAATTTGGAATAGCTGATCTAGGTACCCCAAGGGCACATACTCCATCTGCTGTTACTGATGTACCAACCCCAATGAACGTGCCACCAAGATGA